Proteins from one Mycteria americana isolate JAX WOST 10 ecotype Jacksonville Zoo and Gardens chromosome 1, USCA_MyAme_1.0, whole genome shotgun sequence genomic window:
- the NHLRC3 gene encoding LOW QUALITY PROTEIN: NHL repeat-containing protein 3 (The sequence of the model RefSeq protein was modified relative to this genomic sequence to represent the inferred CDS: inserted 3 bases in 2 codons; deleted 2 bases in 1 codon; substituted 1 base at 1 genomic stop codon) has translation MPVDHNDACAEVAEARAAVSTFXAPGRCAETLSASAGRRRALSGLPLRCRRSLRSRHSCGQPGAGRRXRERVPPLLGQPAAGGGSVTWLPWQRGXRRPFPVPASMRRKRPLGPWLVMASAVLALLALLWGSQVLKAFDYSFLWRGQQQMYKLDIGWPKIPEYFTGQTFCVAVDSLHGLVYVGQRGDNVPKVLVFSEEGYFLYSWNNTVEMPHGIFVLNTATDSSVWITDVGTGKYGHTVKQYSPSGKLMQILGTPGNAGSSLIPLQFDQPAEIFVEESGDIYVVDGDGGMNNRLLKLSNDYKEIWLTGTNGTGIGQFKIPHSVTVDPFGRVWVADRDNKRIQVFDKVTGEWLGSWSNCFSEDGPYSVRFTANYKYLIVAQLNINRLAILAAPPVGSIGDCVMVNTVQLADETKPHLVDVDMKSGAVYVAEIGAQQVQKYIPLS, from the exons ATGCCTGTCGACCACAACGATGCCTGCGCAGAAGTGGCGGAAGCTCGAGCGGCAGTCTCTACTT CAGCTCCCGGGCGTTGCGCCGAAACGCTGAGCGCTTccgcggggcgccgccgcgcCCTCTCCGGCCTGCCTCTGCGCTGCCGCCGCTCGCTTCGGAGCCGGCACAGTTGCGGACAGCCCGGCGCCGGG AGGCGGTGACGGGAGCGAGTCCCGCCTCTCCTGGGCCAGCCGGCGGCCGGAGGCGGGTCGGTCACGTGGCTGCCATGGCAACGCGG GCGGCGGCCCTTCCCCGTCCCGGCCTCCATGAGGCGGAAGCGGCCGCTGGGGCCGTGGCTAGTGATGGCTAGCGCTGTGCTGGCcctgctggctctgctctggGGCTCGCAG gttttaaaagcatttgattaCTCCTTTCTTTGGAGGGGACAGCAACAGATGTACAAGCTGGACATAGGCTGGCCTAAAATTCCAGAATACTTCACTGGTCAAACATTTTGTGTTGCTGTTGATTCTCTTCATGGTTTGGTCTATGTGGGACAA aGGGGAGATAATGTACCAAAGGTACTTGTATTCTCAGAGGAAGGCTATTTTCTTTACTCCTGGAATAATACAGTTGAAATGCCTCACGGTATCTTTGTATTGAACACCGCAACAGATAGTTCAGTATGGATCACAGATGTTGGAACAG ggAAATATGGGCACACCGTGAAACAGTATAGCCCTTCGGGTAAACTAATGCAGATCTTGGGCACGCCAGGTAATGCTGGTTCAAGTTTGATTCCCCTACAATTTGACCAACCAGCAGAGATCTTTGTAGAGGAAAGTGGAGATATCTATGTTGTGGATGGAGATGGAGGAATGAATAACAGATTGCTCAAACTATCCAACG ATTACAAAGAGATATGGCTGACTGGAACAAATGGGACCGGCATTGGTCAGTTCAAGATTCCTCACAGTGTAACAGTGGATCCTTTTGGACGG GTATGGGTTGCAGACAGAGACAACAAGAGAATCCAGGTTTTTGATAAAGTCACAGGGGAATGGCTCGGGTCTTGGAGCAACTGTTTTTCAGAAGATGGACCCTATTCTGTCAG ATTTACTGCCAATTACAAATACCTGATTGTAGCTCAGCTGAATATCAACCGATTAGCAATCTTGGCGGCACCACCCGTTGGCTCTATTGGGGACTGTGTTATGGTCAACACAGTCCAGCTGGCAGATGAAACCAAACCACACCTTGTGGATGTAGACATGAAGAGTGGAGCAGTCTATGTTGCAGAGATTGGAGCCCAGCAAGTACAAAAATACATACCCTTAAGCTGA
- the PROSER1 gene encoding proline and serine-rich protein 1 isoform X2, whose amino-acid sequence MDKKSFETVLDEIRKAVLTEYKLKAIEYVHGYFSSEQVVELLRYFSWAEPQLKAIKALQHKIVAVPASKMVNILNCFTFSKDKLIALEILASNIVDAQNYRLIEDLFRINMSEKKRCRRILEQASKTGCKAPHAMISSCGMIPGNPYPKGKPSRINGIFPGTPIKKDTEECTNEGKGIAARILGPSKPAPSTYNPHKPVPYPIPPCRPHATIAPSAYNNAGLVPMANVIAPGLAAPPPYTANQVVSENEDLSSQAKPSQNQAFSAQANQLFTPHGSNPSTPAATPVPTPSPVKAISHPLAPATPLISGMNMSTPVLPVFPGQVSSSIHTSQPSTPTPTVIKSLSLPGVPVTSVHSATSTPIPAVFSGLASIPTATPAPQGSSTPCATPAPSEAFASATAPFAGLPFSATSSIASANNPTPLSSVFAGLPLSLPPNAQGISSPVPSTIANSPATTIPGSLSLPNPILSVLKGFLTSNDTSLINSSALPSAMTNELASLSALANQSSDPPTSSVNKCYTPSATPTPQRSSTPGLAIFPGLPSPSVANSSSTPPTLPAQSPLTTSPSIMPVNCGSSASLLHGTSPTNPDQQLSSAPAATSIPVLVKTEPMSPTLSAFKGPSHSAGPSHGTIGLSALGRAYTSAASVPVSLPSSLNPALSGLSSLSAPLNNSSSLASISLAPHGSSASIAPVFNGLPPFTSLTSNFAFTGNPALTPPVTLPGSLLATPSTTASAVSAPHVSSTAAVLSGLAASATVSAPPFSLNLSSAVPSLFSVAQGPLGSSNPSFPGFPVSNTPSVTPALPSFPGLQASSAVAAVAPLPAAATAPSPAPVLPGFASAFSSNFNSALVAQAGLTSGLQTPGSAVFPGLLSLPGIPGFPQSAAQSSLQELQHSAAAQSALLQE is encoded by the exons ATGGATAAGAAATCATTTGAAACCGTGCTGGATGAAATTAGAAAG GCTGTATTGACTGAGTACAAATTAAAAGCTATTGAATATGTTCATGGATACTTTTCTAGTGAACAG GTTGTTGAGTTACTGAGATACTTTTCCTGGGCTGAACCACAGCTCAAGGCAATAAAGGCTTTACAACAT AAAATAGTGGCAGTTCCGGCATCAAAAATGGTTAATATTCTCAACTGCTTCACATTCAGCAAAGATAAACTTATTGCCCTTGAAATCTTAGCTTC CAACATTGTTGATGCTCAGAATTATCGCCTTATTGAAGATCTGTTCAGGATTAATAtgtcagagaagaaaagatgcagaagaatTCTTGAACAG GCTTCAAAAACAGGTTGTAAGGCTCCTCATGCTATGATATCATCCTGTGGCATGATTCCTGGCAACCCTTATCCCAAGGGCAAACCAAGCCGCATAAATGGAATTTTCCCA ggaACGCCTATCAAAAAGGACACAGAAGAATGTACTAATGAAGGAAAGGGAATAGCAGCCCGTATACTTGGACCATCCAAACCA GCTCCATCAACCTACAATCCACACAAACCAGTTCCATACCCCATCCCACCATGTCGGCCACATGCAACTATTGCACCAA GTGCTTACAACAATGCTGGCTTAGTTCCAATGGCTAATGTCATAGCTCCAGGCTTAGCAGCTCCTCCGCCATACACTGCTAATCAAGTGGTATCAG AAAATGAGGACCTTTCCAGCCAGGCAAAACCTTCCCAAAATCAAG ctttttctgcacAAGCGAATCAGCTCTTTACTCCTCATGGTTCTAATCCTTCAACACCTGCTGCTACTCCAGTCCCTACCCCATCACCTGTCAAGGCAATAAGCCATCCATTAGCACCTGCAACTCCACTCATATCTGGGATGAACATGTCTACCCCTGTCCTTCCTGTTTTCCCAGGACAGGTCTCCTCTTCCATCCATACATCTCAGCCATCCACCCCAACCCCTACTGTCATCAAATCCCTTTCATTGCCTGGTGTTCCTGTCACATCTGTTCACAGTGCAACCTCTACCCCTATCCCTGCAGTTTTTTCTGGCCTGGCTTCTATACCCACTGCTACGCCAGCTCCGCAAGGTTCTTCCACGCCATGTGCCACACCTGCACCTAGTGAAGCTTTCGCATCTGCTACTGCACCATTTGCTGGCCTCCCGTTCTCTGCAACCTCTTCAATTGCTTCCGCTAATAATCCCACTCCATTGTCATCAGTTTTCGCTGGCCTCCCTTTGTCCTTGCCTCCCAACGCCCAAGGGATTTCTAGTCCTGTTCCATCTACAATTGCTAATTCTCCTGCCACTACCATTCCTGGTTCGCTTAGCTTACCTAACCCAATTTTGTCTGTCTTAAAGGGATTTCTGACATCAAATGACACTTCATTAATCAATTCATCTGCTTTACCTTCTGCTATGACAAATGAGCTTGCTTCTTTATCTGCTCTTGCTAATCAAAGCTCTGACCCTCCCACTTCCTCTGTCAACAAATGTTATACTCCAtcagccacccccaccccacagcgtTCCTCCACACCTGGGCTGGCCATTTTTCCAGGTCTTCCATCCCCATCTGTGGCCAATTCTAGTTCCACTCCTCCAACATTGCCTGCACAGTCACCTTTAACCACTTCACCATCAATTATGCCAGTCAACTGTGGCTCATCAGCCTCCCTCTTGCATGGCACAAGCCCTACTAATCCTGATCAGCAGCTCTCATCAGCCCCAGCTGCCACAAGTATCCCAGTTCTGGTCAAAACAGAACCCATGAGTCCTACCCTCTCGGCCTTCAAAGGTCCTTCTCATTCAGCTGGCCCTTCTCATGGCACTATAGGACTGTCGGCGCTTGGGCGTGCATACACCTCAGCAGCTTCAGTGCCAGTCAGTTTACCCAGTTCCCTGAATCCAGCGCTATCAGGTCTCTCCTCTTTGAGTGCTCCTCTAAACAATTCCAGTTCTCTGGCCTCCATTTCCCTCGCCCCACATGGCTCCTCTGCTTCCATTGCCCCTGTGTTCAATGGACTTCCTCCTTTTACATCTCTAACCAGTAACTTTGCTTTTACTGGTAATCCAGCACTTACGCCACCCGTCACTCTCCCAGGGTCTTTGTTAGCTACTCCGTCTACAACCGCTTCAGCCGTGTCTGCCCCTCATGTGAGTTCCACCGCCGCCGTACTCTCAGGACTCGCCGCCTCAGCAACAGTCTCTGCTCCACCCTTCTCGCTTAACTTGTCCAGTGCtgtcccttcccttttttctgttgCCCAGGGACCTCTGGGATCATCAAACCCATCCTTCCCTGGTTTTCCTGTCTCTAACACACCCTCTGTCActcctgctctcccttctttCCCTGGCCTCCAGGCATCTTCTGCAGTAGCAGCAGTTGCACCGTTGCCGGCAGCTGCCACAGCCCCATCTCCGGCTCCGGTCCTGCCAGGGTTTGCCTCGGCCTTTAGCTCAAACTTCAACTCTGCACTTGTTGCACAGGCTGG
- the PROSER1 gene encoding proline and serine-rich protein 1 isoform X1, translated as MDKKSFETVLDEIRKAVLTEYKLKAIEYVHGYFSSEQVVELLRYFSWAEPQLKAIKALQHKIVAVPASKMVNILNCFTFSKDKLIALEILASNIVDAQNYRLIEDLFRINMSEKKRCRRILEQASKTGCKAPHAMISSCGMIPGNPYPKGKPSRINGIFPGTPIKKDTEECTNEGKGIAARILGPSKPAPSTYNPHKPVPYPIPPCRPHATIAPSAYNNAGLVPMANVIAPGLAAPPPYTANQVVSENEDLSSQAKPSQNQAFSAQANQLFTPHGSNPSTPAATPVPTPSPVKAISHPLAPATPLISGMNMSTPVLPVFPGQVSSSIHTSQPSTPTPTVIKSLSLPGVPVTSVHSATSTPIPAVFSGLASIPTATPAPQGSSTPCATPAPSEAFASATAPFAGLPFSATSSIASANNPTPLSSVFAGLPLSLPPNAQGISSPVPSTIANSPATTIPGSLSLPNPILSVLKGFLTSNDTSLINSSALPSAMTNELASLSALANQSSDPPTSSVNKCYTPSATPTPQRSSTPGLAIFPGLPSPSVANSSSTPPTLPAQSPLTTSPSIMPVNCGSSASLLHGTSPTNPDQQLSSAPAATSIPVLVKTEPMSPTLSAFKGPSHSAGPSHGTIGLSALGRAYTSAASVPVSLPSSLNPALSGLSSLSAPLNNSSSLASISLAPHGSSASIAPVFNGLPPFTSLTSNFAFTGNPALTPPVTLPGSLLATPSTTASAVSAPHVSSTAAVLSGLAASATVSAPPFSLNLSSAVPSLFSVAQGPLGSSNPSFPGFPVSNTPSVTPALPSFPGLQASSAVAAVAPLPAAATAPSPAPVLPGFASAFSSNFNSALVAQAGLTSGLQTPGSAVFPGLLSLPGIPGFPQSAAQSSLQELQHSAAAQSALLQAHSASALENYTAQPEGFANYPSTPGTPFSLQTSLPQSGWQ; from the exons ATGGATAAGAAATCATTTGAAACCGTGCTGGATGAAATTAGAAAG GCTGTATTGACTGAGTACAAATTAAAAGCTATTGAATATGTTCATGGATACTTTTCTAGTGAACAG GTTGTTGAGTTACTGAGATACTTTTCCTGGGCTGAACCACAGCTCAAGGCAATAAAGGCTTTACAACAT AAAATAGTGGCAGTTCCGGCATCAAAAATGGTTAATATTCTCAACTGCTTCACATTCAGCAAAGATAAACTTATTGCCCTTGAAATCTTAGCTTC CAACATTGTTGATGCTCAGAATTATCGCCTTATTGAAGATCTGTTCAGGATTAATAtgtcagagaagaaaagatgcagaagaatTCTTGAACAG GCTTCAAAAACAGGTTGTAAGGCTCCTCATGCTATGATATCATCCTGTGGCATGATTCCTGGCAACCCTTATCCCAAGGGCAAACCAAGCCGCATAAATGGAATTTTCCCA ggaACGCCTATCAAAAAGGACACAGAAGAATGTACTAATGAAGGAAAGGGAATAGCAGCCCGTATACTTGGACCATCCAAACCA GCTCCATCAACCTACAATCCACACAAACCAGTTCCATACCCCATCCCACCATGTCGGCCACATGCAACTATTGCACCAA GTGCTTACAACAATGCTGGCTTAGTTCCAATGGCTAATGTCATAGCTCCAGGCTTAGCAGCTCCTCCGCCATACACTGCTAATCAAGTGGTATCAG AAAATGAGGACCTTTCCAGCCAGGCAAAACCTTCCCAAAATCAAG ctttttctgcacAAGCGAATCAGCTCTTTACTCCTCATGGTTCTAATCCTTCAACACCTGCTGCTACTCCAGTCCCTACCCCATCACCTGTCAAGGCAATAAGCCATCCATTAGCACCTGCAACTCCACTCATATCTGGGATGAACATGTCTACCCCTGTCCTTCCTGTTTTCCCAGGACAGGTCTCCTCTTCCATCCATACATCTCAGCCATCCACCCCAACCCCTACTGTCATCAAATCCCTTTCATTGCCTGGTGTTCCTGTCACATCTGTTCACAGTGCAACCTCTACCCCTATCCCTGCAGTTTTTTCTGGCCTGGCTTCTATACCCACTGCTACGCCAGCTCCGCAAGGTTCTTCCACGCCATGTGCCACACCTGCACCTAGTGAAGCTTTCGCATCTGCTACTGCACCATTTGCTGGCCTCCCGTTCTCTGCAACCTCTTCAATTGCTTCCGCTAATAATCCCACTCCATTGTCATCAGTTTTCGCTGGCCTCCCTTTGTCCTTGCCTCCCAACGCCCAAGGGATTTCTAGTCCTGTTCCATCTACAATTGCTAATTCTCCTGCCACTACCATTCCTGGTTCGCTTAGCTTACCTAACCCAATTTTGTCTGTCTTAAAGGGATTTCTGACATCAAATGACACTTCATTAATCAATTCATCTGCTTTACCTTCTGCTATGACAAATGAGCTTGCTTCTTTATCTGCTCTTGCTAATCAAAGCTCTGACCCTCCCACTTCCTCTGTCAACAAATGTTATACTCCAtcagccacccccaccccacagcgtTCCTCCACACCTGGGCTGGCCATTTTTCCAGGTCTTCCATCCCCATCTGTGGCCAATTCTAGTTCCACTCCTCCAACATTGCCTGCACAGTCACCTTTAACCACTTCACCATCAATTATGCCAGTCAACTGTGGCTCATCAGCCTCCCTCTTGCATGGCACAAGCCCTACTAATCCTGATCAGCAGCTCTCATCAGCCCCAGCTGCCACAAGTATCCCAGTTCTGGTCAAAACAGAACCCATGAGTCCTACCCTCTCGGCCTTCAAAGGTCCTTCTCATTCAGCTGGCCCTTCTCATGGCACTATAGGACTGTCGGCGCTTGGGCGTGCATACACCTCAGCAGCTTCAGTGCCAGTCAGTTTACCCAGTTCCCTGAATCCAGCGCTATCAGGTCTCTCCTCTTTGAGTGCTCCTCTAAACAATTCCAGTTCTCTGGCCTCCATTTCCCTCGCCCCACATGGCTCCTCTGCTTCCATTGCCCCTGTGTTCAATGGACTTCCTCCTTTTACATCTCTAACCAGTAACTTTGCTTTTACTGGTAATCCAGCACTTACGCCACCCGTCACTCTCCCAGGGTCTTTGTTAGCTACTCCGTCTACAACCGCTTCAGCCGTGTCTGCCCCTCATGTGAGTTCCACCGCCGCCGTACTCTCAGGACTCGCCGCCTCAGCAACAGTCTCTGCTCCACCCTTCTCGCTTAACTTGTCCAGTGCtgtcccttcccttttttctgttgCCCAGGGACCTCTGGGATCATCAAACCCATCCTTCCCTGGTTTTCCTGTCTCTAACACACCCTCTGTCActcctgctctcccttctttCCCTGGCCTCCAGGCATCTTCTGCAGTAGCAGCAGTTGCACCGTTGCCGGCAGCTGCCACAGCCCCATCTCCGGCTCCGGTCCTGCCAGGGTTTGCCTCGGCCTTTAGCTCAAACTTCAACTCTGCACTTGTTGCACAGGCTGG